Genomic window (Bombus pascuorum chromosome 8, iyBomPasc1.1, whole genome shotgun sequence):
TGCGGTTGGATTATGCATAACGCGATGCACACAGGAGGCAGAGTTATGAggttacattttcatttcgcCGACAAATTTGCCTCTAAATCGTGGCTGCCAGCACCACGCAGGGATGGATCCCTCGGTGAGCTCCTAAATCCCTCTTTATTATCATCGAAACAAGGGAAAGAAGGATGATCagtcgaaaattatttttgacagAAATACTTCATGGTTACAGGATATCACTTTCAACCATACTTTATGGTCGGCCTTGTTCGCGTAACAATAaacccttttttttttttattttattttattttggtttttacaatttgtcctgaaggacatttggtaaagtgttatatctcattggtaaataaaaaaataaaataaaataaatatagcatgtgggtggctacccccagcggggtgccagcttcgtgttttctaagttatatcttttatgcacAATAAACTCTTGAGCATCAAATCGATTCTTTCCTATTCTAGAAATATATTCAGCgttcttaataattttatcaaattctgaGATCAGATATTTAAAACTTTAGTCGCACCAACAattataacgtgtaataaTTATCGTCGATTAAAATCAACAATagagttttacaatttttggtACAAATAGATCCTGGTGTAGATATTTTGAAATccgaaaatgtttttattattctccTCACAAAcctgttaaaaaataaacttgtGCAAGTAATACGATGATcggtaatataatatttatttttcacttaaAATATTCACTGCTGCTGACGCATACATTGCATTTTAATCATCTAACTGTAAATGATGGCGTTGACGCAGCAGTTGCGTTTTTATGCCGCTGCACAACTagtaagaaaacaaaaaagtgTTAGAATAAACATTAGTATGAAAAGACTATTTATCTTTAATGGAAACCCGTATAATTCTAGAAATGATGCATTTTTAAGGAATAAATGCGTTCAACTGGTAAATATTGAATTCTAGTCTCCTTAACTTCTActtcttcatttattttattttcttctttttttttcttgcaaCCAGAACGCTCTAGTTAAGCTGATAGAATTAAGAATCAACAATTTCTCTTCCACTAATAATATAGATCAGCAACTGATTAGTTAGATAGTTGATATGGAAAGTGGAAACTTTTGGCAGTGCAGAAGGCTCTTACTAGATTACACattaagaatataacgtttaaattatataacacaATCACATAACATATACGATCTGAAGCTAAATGTATTTCTACTTTAATCGTACTTTTTTTGCAGACTTCGTGAATAATGCAACGATGGAAGTTTAAAAAGCAGTGGGTAAAAAGGCGCCTTACAGTGTTAAGGTACAATgaagcaaataataaataaagcttGAACTTTTATGGTGTGCTACCTTCcttaaatttcttcgatttatttatttactttttttttgtgtgtgtaaaaggtaatattatacataaaacgGATATACAGGACACATTCGCTACACGCATCctttacgtaaaatatttttacgaacgtTAAAAAACAATGTATTTTTCTCTCATACAGAACTACGCTATTACAATATCTATGTTTCATCTGAAAATCAGGAGTCTacgaattttaaagaatatttttgtcacCGTAATACAAAGACAGAACAgacagaaacaaaaagaagctTTCCAAACTAGCCATCGAAGGGATGGTATATATCGAGATATTATGCATTCATGAAGATTATGCTCATTTCGCATCACGTTCCGTGTGGGGAAATTAAACTCTAATTGTCCttatcgttataaattacataactGATAGCGATAAATTTTTTGCCACTGTAATAggatacaattaaaattttcagcGAACAATTTCTGATATCCTCTATTACTAattaaattcgtaattttccTGTTAAATGTGAATCCAgcattaattacaaaatacataaataattaatcgttcGTAGGCAAACTAGGTTATCGACGAATCCAGTAAAATTATTCCTTTtgcttcaaatttttatttttattaaagaaaatttccaattttattgGACCTAACAAATGATTGtgcaatataatattaataaggataataaaattcttccaaattatTTGTAAGTCAAGAATGGTAAAAAAATTAGGCTTGGACATTTTGCGATCCATTTCGAGTacaaaatatcttattttaattatgaattattacatTGATTCATaacattgatatttattttactgtaTATCATTCTTACATTTTATCTAGTTATTAAAATCTTGACCTCGTTGAAACTTcttttagaaaatgaaataatcctttcattatttcattaaacaagTGAAATAACacgattataaatattctgtataaAAAGAAGCAATCTATTTTTAAAGGAACTTTGTCAAAAACAAGGACGGAACAAAGAGAAGCttcattaagaaaaaaaagataaagatcTAGCGAGGATTCCTTGTCGAGAAGCAAATAAAGTTTCGATGATAATGACCAGTTCGCGTGCCTCTAATAGCGCGTGTATTTGAGGTTGCTGAAAACCAAGGGAAACAGAGTAAAGAATAGAACGTTGCGTTCTAATAAAACTACAAATGAgaaaatcgacgaaatttttaatctgACCTTTATTACTCTCGGACGGcctttaaatatattacgagttcttaattacatttagagaaattattaacaatttttgtagCGAAAAAGAATACTAAATAAAGGATATCTTCTTGATAAAGTCTTCTAAATGAAAGAAATCAAGGTTGacattgttatattttttaccatGTTTCTTTGTcgttgaaaatattcattacattACGAACAAAGAAAGCAGCATCACGTTAATGTGcataattttctaaacaaCACTGAttttatcatagaaaaattaGTCGACTGCAGCAGAGTTAATTTGCAAGGAAGATcaattctacaaaattttcgatatattATGAAGTAATTTCATTACGATTATGGAACATGTAGTAACATACACGAATAATCAAAGCCAAGAAAGGAATTATTAACTCGTTAcataatttgtacaatattaaaatcgaGTATAATTCCTTTCTCAAAAAACTTCCCAAAatgtaattcaattaattgaGAATAGAATTGCAACTATTAACGTGTCATTTTTCAAAGTGTATGGATAGAGGATTATTTTTCCTCTGAAGTATTTTATCATTACGATTTCTTTCAAGATTTGTATTATAGTTCTTGATGATTCTACAtcaattaagaattaaatactaaaagaTTTAGCATTAGAGTCTAGCGATATATGTACTGGTGATGTGATATAATTCTATCGATTACGATTAACAgcaaaaaataatgtttaccTGACACTGTGTTAGTATTACCGCTGATACAACCATtcgaatacatatatatgtgtaaatatGCATACTCGAGTGATCAATTGCGTCAGGTACCGTCAATTATAAGGATAATAtcaatatgtatgtaataaacACGTGGCATATTTATGTTTTGTCACACTTCATTcgattattaaacatttatgcTTATCTTTACACATTCTCATATCTTTACGCTTGTCAtaattgcataaacattcaGAGTTTATTTGTTAACTTGAATAACCGTCGCAAAATCTTATCGCTTGACcatataaaaatcaatacaaaaaacgttctataataaaaaaaaagctcCACATGGGGGATGTTCCTCTGGTGCACCATGAAGCTCGATGGCCCACAGAGACTGCCGAGTAGTGTAACATAATTCAACGTCAGATATCACTGAGACAATCTATTTAGGAATCAATTCGaaagtgaaattttgtatttctgactttttctaaattaatatttagagattatttatttatttttttttttttgtatttctgaGATCTTTCTGATTAAAATGAGATCAAACGCGATATcgtttgaattatatttacttattgatatgtatttaattatcgttCATTGCGTAAGCAAATATGCTGCAGATTATATCGCGTTTCGTGTGATTTTAATCAGAAAAATGTAAGAGACACGTTGGTAAAGATTTCGTTGAtcacaaatgaaaaataacaaattttgacTTCTCAGTTAAAGCTACATCGGCATAATTGCAAAATTTGCGTGCcgatttttgcatttttttttttgcatttcgCTCGAAGAGGCTAACTCTCGCCCTACAACGATCATTACAGTTTACCAAGTGATCCAATTTCGCAAAACATAAATACAAAACGCAAACACAAGATAAAAGTACACGATCACAAGAACAAAGGATGTTTGTTTGTTCAGATCATCATAACATTCACATTCACATTGTTGTCGTCTGATTCCTTGTCAAACATCCTTTCAATCTCCAACAAAGTCTTATCCTTTGTTTCCGGCAGTTTCCAGACCAAGAAGCTACACCCGACCAGCATCaaggtaaaataaattacacaaaGCTCCTGCATTTCCAACGGTATGATCGATTCTGGTGCTAGTATCGCGTCCACTACAGAACAAATGTACGAAAATCCAAGCACGATACTGCTGCCGGAGCTCCTTAATTTACTAGGGAACAATTCACCGCAGTATATCCATGGCAAACGTATCAGACCGATTCCAAAAAATACATAGTAGCACAAGCAACAAGTAATAATCAGCCACGATACTTCAAGATTAAGGTACACGTAAAGAATCAATACAAACAGAGAAGAGATCGTACCCATTGCAGAAATTATGGCCAACGTTCTCCTGTTGCACTTCCATACGAAAAAACAAGCAACGATATCCGTAACAAAGATAATCgacgttataattatttcagcAACGAGGCTGCGAGACTGAACAGTCGTTGAGATAATATCAAGCATATGGTATTTCACTAATTTGTATCCAGAGAAGTAATACACGAAGAACAACATACACGACACGGACAGAGGCCACAAGAAGTCTTTTGAACACAGATCGTATTTCAATCTGACAATGATCGTAGATCCAACGAATTTACTTTGCTCGTCATTTCTTCTTACAGCTGTTTCCATGGCACGATATTCTCCTTCTGATTTCCATCCTCGAAGATAGACCCAATGATACAGTGCCTCTTTCTTTCGATCTCTGTTCATTAACCAGATTGGACTTTCTT
Coding sequences:
- the LOC132910161 gene encoding facilitated trehalose transporter Tret1-like, with the translated sequence MRAHRSIKMETIRKSDEPQWIFSTRQLIATLSPLLAAFLIGLTNGFHTVLLTQLIPTSTTDTNNHEIWITSNDDWYQSPFSGAVFAILGCYLSGIAMEKLGRKKSTMIIFQVSLIGWIVIGFARNILYIKIGTTICSLGVGLFSPLIPVYIGEITDPSLRSLFLSMINTIMTFGVLMAVTFGSFFHWRIVNYICEACLLICWSACIISQESPIWLMNRDRKKEALYHWVYLRGWKSEGEYRAMETAVRRNDEQSKFVGSTIIVRLKYDLCSKDFLWPLSVSCMLFFVYYFSGYKLVKYHMLDIISTTVQSRSLVAEIIITSIIFVTDIVACFFVWKCNRRTLAIISAMGTISSLFVLILYVYLNLEVSWLIITCCLCYYVFFGIGLIRLPWIYCGELFPSKLRSSGSSIVLGFSYICSVVDAILAPESIIPLEMQELCVIYFTLMLVGCSFLVWKLPETKDKTLLEIERMFDKESDDNNVNVNVMMI